In Candidatus Zixiibacteriota bacterium, the genomic window GCGACTCCCCAGTAGACCATCATCGCCCGACCGCCATCGGCTATTGCCGAAGGCGATTGGCGGACGGGCCTCCCTATCTGACCGTCCAAAATTTTCCATCCGAAATAATCTCTTTATCACCATGATTATCTGTCCTTAGCACTCGAATCTCTCTGTCTGCTAACATTTGGAGGATCTCTGACGCCGGGTGTCCATACGCATTTTTTCCGACGGAAATAACCGCAAGTTGGGGTTTGAGCCAGTCCAGAAAAGCCTCGCTCATCCCCGTCCTGC contains:
- a CDS encoding MBL fold metallo-hydrolase: RTGMSEAFLDWLKPQLAVISVGKNAYGHPASEILQMLADREIRVLRTDNHGDKEIISDGKFWTVR